From a single Gimesia fumaroli genomic region:
- a CDS encoding EF-hand domain-containing protein yields MPRTFSLLMISSRFFRVTVFVVLMVSLGTAPLSAQNEPAKASPQKTNVRKAFNSKAREQFDRANTNEDDVLTQAEYLKTLRPEHQKIGKRDFLLFDRNQNQLMEYDEYLCTPSIPLEERLIPDPVTDRVQQFLNALQQRFQKGDLNADAQLSEQEFQQARFTATLPGLALTSFTDWDRDQDGQVSQQDIQLLLEIAFGVRAPEGQLLREPGGRVVNWMLFRHLDEDHNNQLSVKELKPRIKDAQQLQEVLKEADQNKDQQLSLEEWKTTKHCWIDPVYYFKRIDKNFDARLDPGELANDTGFHRDLAPYLIPAFDRDGDGVLTLYEYLNTPITNPVVKWHVERKDKDNDGTLSAAEFDWDIGLSARSLIHEYFTLLDQDHNQRLDQREFFFNTNAKTPRKQFDLADKNQDGVLDQTEYLATLKPEHQQIGGRDFLLYDQNQNQLMEYREYLSVPAVPLAQRVVPDPVTDQAQKLLNALLLRSRKWDLDSDGQLSMQEFRVGWPTAAMPGMAFASRINWDRNRDGQITEEEMRLMLEIAYGVRTLDGQLLREPGGRVVNWMLFGHLDLDHNRRLSASELKAKYKDADQLLKQADQNQDRQLSLEEWKTTKYCWIDPVYYFKRIDKNFDARLDPSELASDAGFHRDLAPYLIPAFDRDGDGVLTLYEYLNTPITNPVMKWHVEKKDRDHDGTLSVNEFSRGTGLAGRALINDYFALLDRDHNQRLDKQEFFLQIDLVKAPREIVFKELDSNQDQGLSFDEIFIATKNVIKPGDGIPFEKVMSHTEEEFKQLDLDHDNRLSLDEFKKDLAVVVLPPFTYNPRLAKDFRKTVPVPESDYTILVVMLLNILLVGGVAFYFIRVKLKK; encoded by the coding sequence ATGCCACGGACCTTTTCCCTGTTGATGATCTCCTCAAGATTCTTTCGCGTTACTGTATTCGTGGTGCTGATGGTATCACTTGGTACCGCCCCCCTTTCAGCACAAAACGAACCGGCTAAGGCATCTCCCCAAAAAACGAACGTCCGGAAAGCATTCAATTCAAAAGCGCGCGAGCAGTTTGATCGGGCAAATACAAATGAAGATGATGTGCTGACTCAGGCTGAGTATCTTAAAACGCTCAGGCCTGAACATCAGAAAATCGGCAAGCGGGATTTTCTACTCTTCGACCGGAATCAAAACCAGTTGATGGAGTATGACGAATATCTCTGTACCCCCTCCATCCCCCTGGAAGAGCGACTGATTCCGGACCCGGTGACCGATCGGGTACAGCAGTTTCTGAACGCACTGCAACAACGTTTTCAGAAGGGAGACCTGAACGCCGATGCTCAGCTTAGCGAGCAGGAGTTTCAGCAGGCCCGGTTCACAGCAACTCTCCCCGGACTGGCACTCACATCCTTCACTGACTGGGACCGGGATCAAGATGGTCAGGTTTCTCAGCAGGACATACAGCTTCTGCTTGAAATTGCTTTTGGCGTGCGGGCGCCGGAAGGACAACTGCTGCGGGAACCTGGGGGCCGCGTGGTCAACTGGATGCTGTTCCGCCATCTGGATGAAGACCACAACAACCAGTTGAGTGTGAAAGAACTCAAGCCCCGGATCAAAGACGCGCAGCAGCTTCAGGAAGTCTTAAAAGAAGCCGACCAGAACAAGGATCAGCAGTTAAGTCTCGAAGAATGGAAAACAACAAAGCACTGCTGGATCGACCCGGTGTATTACTTCAAACGCATTGATAAAAATTTCGACGCCCGACTCGATCCCGGTGAACTGGCCAATGATACCGGCTTTCACCGTGACCTGGCGCCCTACCTGATTCCCGCCTTTGATCGGGACGGCGACGGCGTGCTGACATTGTATGAATACCTGAATACGCCGATCACCAACCCGGTTGTGAAATGGCATGTCGAGCGAAAAGACAAAGACAATGACGGCACACTTTCAGCAGCCGAGTTCGACTGGGATATCGGCCTGTCGGCGCGCTCCCTCATTCATGAGTACTTCACCCTGCTGGACCAGGATCACAACCAGCGGCTCGATCAGCGGGAGTTCTTCTTCAACACCAATGCCAAGACGCCGCGCAAGCAGTTTGACCTGGCAGATAAGAATCAGGACGGCGTACTGGATCAGACTGAGTATCTGGCTACGCTCAAACCCGAGCATCAACAGATTGGTGGACGGGACTTTCTGCTTTACGACCAGAATCAGAACCAGTTAATGGAGTATCGCGAATACCTCAGTGTTCCCGCCGTCCCCCTGGCGCAACGTGTGGTTCCTGATCCGGTCACCGATCAGGCACAAAAACTTTTGAACGCGCTCCTGCTGCGTTCCCGAAAGTGGGACCTTGACTCCGACGGCCAGCTCAGCATGCAGGAGTTTAGGGTTGGCTGGCCCACAGCGGCCATGCCCGGAATGGCTTTCGCATCAAGAATCAACTGGGATCGAAATCGAGATGGTCAGATTACCGAGGAGGAAATGCGGCTGATGCTCGAAATCGCTTATGGTGTGCGGACCCTGGATGGTCAACTGCTGCGGGAACCAGGAGGCCGCGTGGTCAACTGGATGCTGTTCGGCCACCTGGATCTTGACCACAACAGACGGCTGAGTGCGAGCGAACTCAAGGCCAAGTACAAAGACGCAGACCAGCTGTTAAAGCAGGCCGACCAGAATCAGGATCGGCAGTTAAGCCTCGAAGAATGGAAGACAACGAAATATTGCTGGATTGACCCGGTGTATTACTTCAAACGGATTGACAAAAATTTCGATGCCCGACTTGATCCCTCTGAACTGGCAAGCGATGCCGGCTTCCACCGGGACCTGGCGCCCTACCTGATTCCCGCCTTTGATCGGGACGGCGACGGAGTGCTGACATTGTATGAATATCTGAATACGCCGATCACCAATCCCGTCATGAAATGGCATGTCGAGAAAAAAGACAGAGATCATGACGGCACTCTTTCGGTGAACGAGTTCAGCCGGGGGACGGGACTGGCGGGCCGCGCTCTCATTAACGACTACTTCGCTCTGCTGGATCGAGATCACAACCAGCGGCTCGATAAACAGGAGTTTTTCCTGCAGATCGATCTGGTCAAAGCGCCGCGGGAAATCGTGTTTAAAGAGTTAGACAGTAACCAGGACCAGGGGCTTTCCTTTGATGAAATTTTTATCGCGACCAAAAATGTCATCAAACCCGGCGACGGCATTCCGTTCGAAAAAGTGATGTCGCATACCGAAGAAGAATTTAAACAATTAGATCTGGACCATGACAACCGGCTCAGTCTGGATGAGTTTAAAAAAGATCTGGCGGTGGTAGTGCTGCCTCCTTTTACCTACAACCCAAGATTAGCCAAGGATTTCAGAAAAACCGTTCCCGTTCCAGAATCGGATTACACGATCCTGGTTGTCATGCTGCTGAATATCCTGCTGGTGGGAGGCGTGGCCTTCTATTTTATCAGAGTCAAACTGAAAAAATGA
- a CDS encoding oxygen-binding di-iron domain-containing protein, whose translation MFDIDTPTINEIAPDVFRIGCYAAALDLQFNYFLVRDEAPLLFTTGYKASFPQLLKAVEQVIDPASLRYIAFSHFESDECGALNQWLEAAPEAEPVCSLVSAMVNINDFAIRPPRGMNDGDLLNTGKYQYRFCSTAQLPHGWDAGLLYEETQGTLFCSDLFHQGGNGVPLTESDLSEQVLAAMQQMQAGPLADYIPYTKQTDKILQKLAALKPKTLAIMHGSSFAGDGEQAFTNLSTAMKDVFG comes from the coding sequence ATGTTCGACATCGATACTCCCACAATCAACGAAATTGCGCCGGATGTGTTTCGGATTGGCTGTTATGCGGCGGCTTTGGATTTGCAGTTTAATTATTTTCTCGTGAGGGATGAGGCACCGCTGTTGTTTACGACCGGGTATAAGGCCAGCTTTCCACAGCTGTTGAAAGCGGTGGAGCAGGTCATCGATCCGGCGTCGCTGCGGTATATTGCCTTCAGTCATTTTGAATCGGATGAATGCGGGGCGCTGAATCAGTGGCTGGAAGCGGCTCCCGAGGCGGAGCCGGTTTGCAGTCTGGTGTCGGCGATGGTGAATATCAATGACTTTGCCATCCGGCCGCCGCGGGGGATGAATGACGGCGACCTCTTGAATACGGGCAAGTATCAATACCGCTTCTGTTCGACCGCGCAACTCCCTCACGGCTGGGACGCCGGGCTGCTGTATGAAGAGACGCAGGGGACACTGTTCTGCTCGGACCTGTTCCACCAGGGAGGCAACGGCGTGCCGCTCACCGAGAGCGACTTGTCCGAACAGGTGCTGGCGGCGATGCAGCAAATGCAGGCGGGACCGCTGGCCGACTATATTCCATATACGAAACAGACCGACAAGATCCTGCAGAAACTGGCCGCGTTGAAACCGAAAACGCTAGCCATCATGCATGGCTCCAGCTTCGCCGGCGACGGCGAACAGGCCTTTACGAATCTGTCGACCGCGATGAAAGACGTCTTTGGTTAA
- a CDS encoding helix-turn-helix domain-containing protein — translation MKNGKDVTPQFVRDVRHELGMTQQQFADHIGVGKVTVTRWETGARKCQGEYAKKVSGLVAQSLRTKTIFDLSTEDLSTLDSKKAVEAFRDLLWSECRRNQVPTSELRISSLEVADGGIDAELPASAKINAKDSFLDGGAYFFQIKAGQSWKPWLKGFAKKELLNKQGKLGSEVHRCLSEEGWYVLVCFGNDLTSDQIKKTRENIKEIFSSKGFPDAKVKIWGQHQLLGHFNRFPFLSLQVLGRNTYKYDSWSSWNTSSEMAGGLELGEAQINLLNEIRRLVRGKDVSHVRLIGEPGLGKTRLVHEALGEPDLRPQVIYFSNAEVFQESHLFHDLLNKEADYYLILVLDECRPRDCEEIWHRLSNHSDRCTVITLDHDSYNPASQRFAELECPRLGEGHVEKIINSYIGDVSNSRRWAELCSGVPRVAHAVGRNLLTNPDQILQTPSLKLVWNRFISGNSDIDSAEAKQKRIVLRYISLFHRFGFNSPVESEGEFIAELIHEDNSDVTYSRFQDIVGELIEQRILQGKRTLFIAPKLLHVHLWAEFWEKHGRDRPIGGLIKRIQEIERNQDSEALLSWFIQMFSYAGESRVAIKQAKLLLGPDGPFSAAAFALSKVGCRLLHELSNASPEYTVDCLERVFELTTPEDLSRFHERRQDIVWALERIAVWPQYFQRAARLLRRLAESENASYSNNSTGAFVELFSFAPGQAAPTGAAPEIRFPVLDETLDSSSPVTRRLGIKACKSAMSTLFGGRVVGREHQGLKTAQLWTPQNWGEVYQAMGLVWGKLYTTSRSWKSSLRSEANYTLIDSAVGLLQITSLSDDILDTIEILVDDDATDLQQLVQDVARIRRYWNESYEKNVLDRLEEIDLKITGASFSSRVRRVVHLSGLDDYDDEDGLDLNAYTQRVEELALEASQSEDKFQEILSELVRGTNSMVFQFGLEFAKHDREKNLEKIVEAYRAVGNEATALFLSGYLAEVFKDDSQKWEDAIEELLSDDAFANLIGPIIRNSGYSDRIILSMLSRFDTGVLDISCLRSFGYADCFKQIQETTFLEFVKRLTAGGLTSYAIELFDFRYCDKEKRRQLPEEETVQALQDFTNDGTRSNTADYHWSEVAKILIDQYPMRSTDVFNIALLRVANEYWYLDDHNSAYKLILSIIESDPEKYWQILRNHLKIADRSQRSRLIHWLGPKSEFGSEGVMGPLPLFPMDAVFEWVAEDPETRAYELTKAVPKTLERDKKGVWARELLNRYGDQENVRSCLLAHFWSGGWNGSLSDRYRKLRDNARGWLEGETSLRVRQWLEGFIDGLSSDIERSEIEEEREFL, via the coding sequence ATGAAAAATGGAAAAGATGTTACTCCGCAGTTTGTTCGAGATGTCCGTCATGAGCTTGGTATGACACAGCAGCAGTTTGCTGATCATATCGGGGTTGGCAAAGTAACCGTTACACGCTGGGAGACTGGGGCTCGAAAATGCCAGGGGGAATATGCTAAGAAAGTAAGCGGTCTCGTGGCACAGTCTCTGCGAACGAAGACAATTTTTGATTTATCCACGGAAGACTTATCAACGCTTGATTCGAAAAAAGCAGTTGAAGCATTTCGAGATCTACTTTGGTCTGAGTGCCGGCGCAATCAAGTGCCCACATCGGAATTGCGAATTTCCTCTCTTGAAGTAGCAGATGGTGGTATTGATGCCGAGTTACCTGCTTCGGCGAAGATCAATGCAAAAGATTCTTTTCTGGATGGAGGGGCATATTTCTTTCAGATCAAGGCTGGGCAAAGCTGGAAACCATGGCTGAAGGGGTTTGCGAAAAAAGAGTTGCTGAATAAGCAGGGAAAGCTTGGGAGCGAAGTACATCGATGCCTATCTGAAGAGGGATGGTATGTATTGGTCTGTTTCGGAAATGATCTCACGTCTGATCAGATAAAAAAAACTCGAGAGAATATAAAAGAAATATTTTCCTCGAAGGGCTTTCCAGATGCAAAGGTTAAGATCTGGGGGCAGCATCAGTTATTAGGTCATTTCAATCGATTTCCGTTTCTTTCGCTTCAGGTATTAGGCAGGAACACATACAAGTATGATTCTTGGTCAAGTTGGAATACTTCAAGTGAAATGGCCGGTGGGCTGGAGCTTGGAGAAGCCCAGATAAATCTCTTGAATGAGATAAGGCGATTAGTCCGTGGTAAGGATGTGTCTCATGTTCGTTTGATTGGAGAGCCTGGGCTGGGAAAGACTCGTTTAGTTCATGAGGCTCTTGGTGAACCAGATCTACGACCTCAGGTGATTTATTTTTCTAATGCTGAAGTATTTCAGGAGAGCCATTTATTTCATGATCTATTGAATAAAGAAGCTGACTACTACTTAATCCTCGTCTTGGATGAATGTCGACCACGCGATTGTGAGGAAATATGGCATCGGCTGAGTAATCATTCGGATCGATGCACTGTAATTACTCTTGATCATGACAGCTATAACCCAGCAAGCCAAAGATTTGCTGAACTAGAGTGTCCACGCCTTGGTGAAGGACACGTTGAAAAGATCATCAATAGTTATATCGGGGATGTTAGTAATAGTAGACGCTGGGCGGAACTCTGTTCCGGTGTCCCCCGTGTTGCTCATGCGGTTGGTCGTAATCTACTGACTAATCCTGATCAGATACTACAAACACCATCACTGAAGTTGGTTTGGAATCGTTTTATATCTGGTAATTCTGATATAGATAGCGCAGAGGCAAAGCAAAAACGAATTGTTCTTCGTTATATTTCATTGTTTCATCGTTTTGGTTTTAACTCACCTGTTGAATCTGAAGGTGAGTTTATTGCAGAGTTGATTCATGAAGACAATTCAGATGTTACGTATTCGCGATTTCAGGATATTGTAGGTGAGTTAATAGAGCAGCGAATTCTACAGGGGAAAAGGACCCTTTTCATCGCCCCTAAACTTCTGCATGTGCATTTATGGGCAGAATTTTGGGAGAAGCATGGACGTGATCGGCCGATTGGTGGCCTAATTAAACGCATTCAAGAGATTGAAAGGAATCAAGATTCAGAAGCTTTGCTGTCATGGTTCATTCAGATGTTTTCTTATGCTGGAGAATCTCGAGTTGCGATCAAACAAGCGAAGCTTTTGTTGGGACCTGATGGTCCCTTTTCTGCTGCTGCATTTGCTTTGTCGAAGGTGGGGTGTCGACTTCTTCATGAACTCTCGAATGCTTCACCAGAATATACCGTCGATTGCCTTGAGCGTGTTTTTGAGTTAACCACTCCAGAAGATCTGAGTAGGTTTCATGAACGAAGACAAGACATTGTTTGGGCATTAGAACGCATCGCTGTCTGGCCACAGTATTTTCAGCGAGCTGCCAGACTTTTAAGAAGACTTGCAGAATCAGAAAACGCTTCTTATTCGAATAATTCCACTGGTGCCTTTGTGGAGTTATTTAGTTTTGCACCAGGTCAAGCGGCACCAACAGGAGCGGCACCTGAAATTAGATTTCCAGTACTAGATGAAACTTTGGATTCGTCTTCTCCAGTCACGAGACGTCTCGGAATCAAAGCGTGTAAGTCCGCGATGTCTACCTTGTTTGGAGGCCGTGTTGTTGGAAGAGAGCATCAAGGCTTGAAAACTGCACAGTTATGGACCCCCCAGAATTGGGGAGAAGTATATCAAGCAATGGGCCTCGTTTGGGGTAAACTATATACTACTTCCCGCTCATGGAAGTCGAGTCTCAGGTCGGAAGCGAATTATACATTGATAGATTCGGCTGTTGGGCTGTTGCAAATCACTTCTTTGTCAGACGATATATTAGATACTATCGAGATACTGGTTGACGATGACGCAACAGATCTTCAGCAACTGGTTCAGGATGTTGCCAGAATTAGACGCTATTGGAATGAAAGTTATGAGAAAAACGTCCTTGACCGACTCGAAGAAATCGATTTGAAGATAACTGGTGCGTCTTTTTCTAGTCGAGTAAGGCGCGTCGTCCATTTGAGTGGTCTAGATGACTATGATGACGAAGATGGACTCGACTTGAACGCATACACTCAGCGTGTGGAAGAACTCGCTTTAGAAGCCTCGCAGTCTGAAGATAAATTTCAGGAAATACTTTCGGAGCTGGTGCGCGGGACAAACAGCATGGTCTTTCAGTTCGGACTTGAATTCGCGAAACATGACAGGGAAAAGAACCTGGAAAAGATAGTTGAGGCTTATCGTGCAGTCGGTAACGAAGCCACAGCACTCTTTCTAAGTGGTTACTTGGCGGAAGTGTTCAAAGATGATTCACAAAAATGGGAAGATGCTATAGAAGAGCTTTTGAGCGATGACGCCTTTGCGAATTTAATCGGTCCGATTATTCGAAACTCTGGTTATTCAGACCGAATCATCTTAAGCATGTTATCCCGTTTTGACACTGGTGTATTAGACATCTCTTGTCTTCGGTCATTTGGTTATGCGGATTGCTTTAAACAGATTCAAGAAACTACTTTTCTCGAATTTGTAAAGCGACTTACTGCAGGGGGATTAACTTCATACGCTATCGAGTTATTTGACTTTCGATATTGTGATAAGGAAAAGCGAAGACAACTTCCTGAAGAGGAGACCGTTCAGGCGCTTCAGGATTTTACTAATGACGGGACACGATCTAATACAGCAGATTATCATTGGAGTGAGGTTGCAAAAATACTGATTGACCAGTACCCGATGCGCAGCACTGATGTATTTAATATTGCTTTACTGCGGGTGGCGAATGAGTATTGGTATCTCGATGATCACAATTCTGCCTATAAGCTTATATTATCTATCATTGAAAGTGATCCTGAAAAATACTGGCAAATCTTGAGGAACCATTTAAAGATCGCTGATAGGAGTCAACGGTCTCGATTAATTCACTGGTTGGGGCCAAAAAGCGAATTTGGTTCAGAGGGTGTAATGGGGCCACTTCCGCTGTTTCCGATGGATGCTGTTTTCGAATGGGTCGCTGAGGATCCTGAGACTCGCGCCTATGAACTCACAAAAGCTGTCCCCAAAACTCTTGAACGTGATAAGAAAGGAGTATGGGCTCGCGAGTTGCTTAATCGCTATGGCGATCAGGAAAATGTAAGAAGTTGTTTGCTGGCGCACTTCTGGTCTGGAGGCTGGAATGGAAGCTTGAGCGATCGCTATCGTAAATTACGCGACAATGCACGTGGATGGCTTGAGGGCGAAACATCTCTGCGAGTTCGGCAGTGGCTAGAGGGGTTTATCGACGGTCTTTCGAGCGATATCGAACGCTCTGAAATTGAAGAGGAGCGTGAATTCTTATGA